A stretch of the Ornithodoros turicata isolate Travis chromosome 4, ASM3712646v1, whole genome shotgun sequence genome encodes the following:
- the LOC135390977 gene encoding ubiquitin-like-conjugating enzyme ATG10 isoform X1, with protein sequence MVKDGGRRIRVENSVKTVKTATLHVGLGCVRLVTSCAAHLRIFVNGEMLEWDEFQRCAKEIELLSASIDDGWHFVEEKDKPGYLEKRTVFRDPQNHELVIKGLYHVVYSLSYEVPVLYFNMWRQDGSLVPLNEVWAISGTEQSDWWSTITQQEHPILHTPFFQLHPCKTQDLMKQLRSQGGHGNYLVTWLSMVGPMAALTVPTEYAKLS encoded by the exons ATGGTGAAAGATGGTGGACGTAGGATAAG GGTAGAAAACTCGGTGAAAACCGTGAAAACAGCTACTCTCCACGTAGGACTTGGATGCGTCCGCCTCGTCACTTCCTGTGCGGCGCATCTCCGCATTTTTGTGAATGGAGAAATGTTGGAATGGGACGAATTTCAACGTTGCGCGAAAGAAATTGAGCTCCTGTCAGCGAGCATAGACGATGGCTGGCATTTCGTAGAAGAAAAG GATAAGCCAGGCTACCTGGAGAAGAGAACTGTGTTCCGGGATCCGCAG AACCATGAATTGGTTATAAAGGGTCTGTACCACGTTGTCTACAGCCTCAGCTACGAAGTTCCTGTGCTCTACTTCAACATGTGGAGGCAAG ATGGGTCCCTAGTGCCACTGAACGAAGTGTGGGCCATATCGGGGACGGAACAGTCAGACTGGTGGTCCACCATCACACAGCAG GAGCATCCAATCCTGCACACTCCTTTCTTCCAACTCCATCCTTGCAAGACTCAAGACCTCATGAAGCAGCTCAGGTCACAAGG AGGGCATGGAAACTATCTGGTGACATGGCTCAGCATGGTCGGCCCCATGGCTGCCCTTACGGTGCCCACAGAGTATGCTAAGCTCTCCTAA
- the LOC135390977 gene encoding ubiquitin-like-conjugating enzyme ATG10 isoform X3, which yields MLEWDEFQRCAKEIELLSASIDDGWHFVEEKDKPGYLEKRTVFRDPQNHELVIKGLYHVVYSLSYEVPVLYFNMWRQDGSLVPLNEVWAISGTEQSDWWSTITQQEHPILHTPFFQLHPCKTQDLMKQLRSQGGHGNYLVTWLSMVGPMAALTVPTEYAKLS from the exons ATGTTGGAATGGGACGAATTTCAACGTTGCGCGAAAGAAATTGAGCTCCTGTCAGCGAGCATAGACGATGGCTGGCATTTCGTAGAAGAAAAG GATAAGCCAGGCTACCTGGAGAAGAGAACTGTGTTCCGGGATCCGCAG AACCATGAATTGGTTATAAAGGGTCTGTACCACGTTGTCTACAGCCTCAGCTACGAAGTTCCTGTGCTCTACTTCAACATGTGGAGGCAAG ATGGGTCCCTAGTGCCACTGAACGAAGTGTGGGCCATATCGGGGACGGAACAGTCAGACTGGTGGTCCACCATCACACAGCAG GAGCATCCAATCCTGCACACTCCTTTCTTCCAACTCCATCCTTGCAAGACTCAAGACCTCATGAAGCAGCTCAGGTCACAAGG AGGGCATGGAAACTATCTGGTGACATGGCTCAGCATGGTCGGCCCCATGGCTGCCCTTACGGTGCCCACAGAGTATGCTAAGCTCTCCTAA
- the LOC135390977 gene encoding uncharacterized protein LOC135390977 isoform X2 — translation MVKDGGRRIRVENSVKTVKTATLHVGLGCVRLVTSCAAHLRIFVNGEMLEWDEFQRCAKEIELLSASIDDGWHFVEEKDKPGYLEKRTVFRDPQNHELVIKGLYHVVYSLSYEVPVLYFNMWRQGASNPAHSFLPTPSLQDSRPHEAAQVTRRAWKLSGDMAQHGRPHGCPYGAHRVC, via the exons ATGGTGAAAGATGGTGGACGTAGGATAAG GGTAGAAAACTCGGTGAAAACCGTGAAAACAGCTACTCTCCACGTAGGACTTGGATGCGTCCGCCTCGTCACTTCCTGTGCGGCGCATCTCCGCATTTTTGTGAATGGAGAAATGTTGGAATGGGACGAATTTCAACGTTGCGCGAAAGAAATTGAGCTCCTGTCAGCGAGCATAGACGATGGCTGGCATTTCGTAGAAGAAAAG GATAAGCCAGGCTACCTGGAGAAGAGAACTGTGTTCCGGGATCCGCAG AACCATGAATTGGTTATAAAGGGTCTGTACCACGTTGTCTACAGCCTCAGCTACGAAGTTCCTGTGCTCTACTTCAACATGTGGAGGCAAG GAGCATCCAATCCTGCACACTCCTTTCTTCCAACTCCATCCTTGCAAGACTCAAGACCTCATGAAGCAGCTCAGGTCACAAGG AGGGCATGGAAACTATCTGGTGACATGGCTCAGCATGGTCGGCCCCATGGCTGCCCTTACGGTGCCCACAGAGTATGCTAA